In Nitratiruptor sp. YY09-18, a single window of DNA contains:
- a CDS encoding magnesium transporter CorA family protein, with amino-acid sequence MKFQINKYLIDDIINSEHPSDFEVTKEYAIFILRLPYIKDDKVKIISYAFLIKEGNVYEYCRSAKDFVQLGDFATLHNFLDVRVDKILAKISRLHTKIEKMEDMLYEDTYEGDFAKDWIEIKKELSLIERLMAHAMIAFSRFIKHYKDRIDELAYKDLEEHIERSLRFCRSGMEKLDNLYSFYRTRIDERMNMIMFILTIISAIFLPMTLVTGFFGMNTGGLPYTQDPLGTWKVTLFLVIFEIPFVYFIWRLMKKS; translated from the coding sequence ATGAAATTTCAGATCAATAAATATCTCATCGATGATATTATCAATTCGGAGCATCCGAGCGACTTTGAAGTTACAAAAGAGTATGCGATATTTATCTTGCGCCTTCCCTACATCAAAGATGATAAAGTAAAGATTATTAGCTATGCATTCTTGATAAAAGAAGGGAATGTGTATGAGTATTGTCGCAGTGCCAAAGATTTTGTGCAACTAGGTGACTTTGCAACATTGCACAACTTTTTAGATGTGAGAGTTGATAAGATATTGGCAAAGATCTCACGACTTCACACAAAAATAGAGAAAATGGAAGATATGCTCTATGAAGATACGTATGAAGGAGATTTTGCAAAAGATTGGATAGAGATCAAGAAAGAGCTCTCACTCATTGAACGCCTCATGGCTCATGCGATGATAGCTTTTAGCCGCTTTATCAAACACTACAAAGATCGTATTGATGAGCTTGCCTATAAAGATCTCGAAGAGCATATTGAGCGCTCTTTGCGCTTTTGTCGCAGTGGTATGGAAAAACTTGATAATCTCTACAGTTTCTATCGCACAAGAATAGATGAGCGGATGAATATGATAATGTTCATTCTCACAATAATCTCAGCGATCTTTTTGCCTATGACACTGGTCACCGGATTTTTTGGTATGAATACGGGAGGGCTTCCCTATACCCAAGATCCGCTGGGTACATGGAAAGTGACTCTCTTTCTTGTAATTTTTGAGATACCTTTTGTTTACTTTATCTGGCGCCTCATGAAAAAGAGCTAG
- a CDS encoding tetraacyldisaccharide 4'-kinase — protein MVSILASPLSLLYCATSISKKLCKKYNPQIPVISIGNLTVGGSGKTPLLIALAKEYEDVAVILRGYKRHSKGLVQVSKYGQILTDIATSGDEAMLLAKSLPHASVYVCEDRVKAIKTAIADGAKTIFLDDAFHHCIKKFDIVIDTNPPNPLCLPAGPYRLPRFFIKFADALVQEGRDFWRKVTIKNPTQKMVLLTAIANPQRLDLYLPKNIKKYHFEDHHYFSAQELEQIWQKEQPTSFLVTSKDLVKLEKFNYPLSLLDLEIEVSQELRKKVEKYIKDSVDAKKDTNSSNTP, from the coding sequence ATGGTGAGCATACTTGCATCTCCTCTTTCTCTTCTTTATTGTGCTACATCAATTTCTAAGAAACTATGCAAAAAGTATAATCCGCAGATCCCTGTCATAAGTATTGGAAATCTCACAGTTGGTGGAAGCGGAAAGACTCCACTCCTCATAGCTTTAGCAAAAGAGTATGAAGATGTGGCAGTCATTCTTCGAGGCTATAAGCGTCATTCAAAAGGCCTCGTGCAAGTGAGTAAATATGGGCAGATTCTCACTGATATAGCAACAAGCGGTGATGAAGCGATGCTTTTGGCAAAGTCTTTGCCACATGCAAGTGTCTATGTTTGTGAGGATAGAGTAAAAGCAATAAAAACAGCAATAGCAGATGGAGCGAAGACTATCTTTTTAGATGATGCATTTCACCACTGCATAAAAAAGTTTGATATTGTTATTGATACAAATCCGCCAAACCCTCTTTGCCTTCCTGCAGGTCCCTATAGACTACCAAGGTTTTTTATAAAATTTGCAGACGCTTTAGTTCAAGAAGGGAGAGATTTTTGGCGAAAAGTTACAATCAAAAATCCCACACAAAAGATGGTACTCCTCACAGCAATTGCAAACCCCCAAAGGCTTGATCTCTATTTGCCCAAAAATATTAAGAAATACCACTTTGAGGATCACCACTACTTTAGCGCTCAAGAGCTGGAGCAGATTTGGCAAAAAGAGCAGCCTACATCATTCTTGGTTACAAGCAAAGACTTGGTAAAATTAGAAAAATTTAACTATCCGCTCTCCCTTTTGGATCTAGAGATAGAGGTTTCACAAGAGTTACGAAAAAAAGTAGAAAAGTATATAAAGGATAGCGTCGATGCAAAAAAAGATACAAATAGTTCAAACACTCCTTGA
- a CDS encoding M48 family metallopeptidase: MLGVSIFYGLYILIKIYIATMQAGFVAKAKDGKPVLMMPSKFFKAGRYAIKKERVVIAEAFIEYILFIFWMGFGLRMLDQMIQIDDVVLKSVVYIDLFFAINYLVTLPFDIYQKFVIDEEFGFNKSTWKLFIADQLKIAALFLIFGSLIVYIVSWIIVNVQNWWIWGFAVVFGLIILINAIYPILIAPIFNKFTPLQDKELEKDINELLERSGFKANGVYVVDSSKRDTRLNAYFGGLGKSKRVVLFDTLLQKLSRSELLAVLGHELGHFKHKDILKNIFMMGVMFFALFYIFANLPASLYEKVGIPADAPYSIIAMFLLLSPVFFFFFMPLINFVSRRNEYAADRYGSELGGRANLRNALLKLVEENAHFPLSHPLYIFFYYSHPPILERLKALGFEEESEADEALKGECAAIDEDR, translated from the coding sequence ATGCTTGGTGTAAGCATTTTTTATGGATTGTATATCCTCATCAAAATCTACATAGCAACTATGCAAGCAGGCTTCGTTGCCAAGGCAAAAGATGGCAAGCCTGTGCTTATGATGCCGAGTAAATTTTTCAAAGCTGGACGCTATGCTATAAAAAAAGAGCGAGTAGTCATCGCAGAGGCTTTTATCGAATATATTCTCTTTATCTTTTGGATGGGATTTGGTCTGCGCATGCTTGATCAGATGATCCAGATTGATGATGTGGTGCTTAAAAGTGTGGTCTATATCGATCTTTTCTTTGCTATTAATTATCTTGTCACTCTTCCATTTGATATTTATCAGAAGTTTGTTATCGATGAAGAGTTTGGATTTAACAAATCGACATGGAAGCTTTTCATAGCTGATCAGCTCAAAATTGCAGCGCTCTTTTTGATTTTTGGATCTCTCATTGTCTATATAGTAAGCTGGATCATTGTCAATGTCCAAAACTGGTGGATATGGGGATTTGCAGTAGTATTTGGGCTTATAATTCTTATCAATGCAATCTATCCTATACTCATTGCTCCAATTTTCAATAAGTTTACTCCCTTGCAAGATAAAGAGCTTGAGAAAGATATCAATGAACTCTTAGAACGAAGTGGATTTAAAGCCAATGGTGTCTATGTGGTTGATTCAAGCAAAAGAGATACAAGGCTCAATGCATATTTTGGGGGCTTAGGAAAAAGCAAGAGAGTAGTGCTTTTTGATACACTTTTACAAAAGCTCTCACGCAGCGAACTTCTAGCGGTCTTGGGTCATGAGTTAGGACACTTTAAGCATAAAGATATTCTCAAAAATATCTTCATGATGGGCGTGATGTTTTTTGCACTCTTTTACATCTTTGCCAATCTGCCTGCATCGCTCTATGAAAAGGTGGGTATTCCAGCAGATGCTCCCTATAGCATTATAGCTATGTTTTTGCTTCTTAGCCCGGTTTTCTTCTTTTTCTTTATGCCCCTTATCAATTTCGTGAGTCGTCGCAATGAGTATGCAGCAGATCGTTATGGGAGTGAGCTTGGCGGTAGAGCAAATTTGCGCAACGCTTTGTTGAAACTAGTAGAAGAGAATGCCCATTTTCCACTCTCGCATCCACTCTATATCTTCTTTTACTACTCTCACCCGCCAATTCTAGAGCGACTCAAAGCGCTTGGATTTGAAGAGGAGAGCGAAGCAGATGAAGCCCTCAAAGGTGAGTGTGCAGCAATCGATGAAGATAGATGA
- the argB gene encoding acetylglutamate kinase, whose translation MQKKIQIVQTLLDALPFIKKFRDQVFVIKYGGSAQTDQKLKEQFAQDILLLYTVGIKPVIVHGGGKRITEILNRLHIDTHFIDGQRVTTEEVMEIVEMVLSGDINKEIVSLLNNHGAKAIGISGKDAHFITARPKDFEKFGYTGIIDHIDPAVVHNLLQEQFIPVIAPIAASNKMSHPGYNINADLCASKVAAALKAKKIIFLTDTPGVLDKEGKLISTLTEEKIKLLKADGTISGGMIPKVDACLEAIEGGVEKAHIIDGRVEHSLLLEIFTSEGIGTQVLGG comes from the coding sequence ATGCAAAAAAAGATACAAATAGTTCAAACACTCCTTGATGCTCTCCCTTTTATCAAGAAGTTTCGCGATCAAGTATTTGTGATCAAATATGGCGGAAGTGCGCAGACTGACCAAAAGCTCAAAGAGCAGTTTGCGCAAGATATACTTCTCCTCTACACAGTGGGGATCAAACCTGTAATCGTCCATGGGGGCGGCAAACGTATCACCGAGATTCTCAATCGTCTCCATATCGATACTCACTTTATTGATGGGCAGCGAGTTACTACTGAAGAGGTGATGGAGATTGTGGAGATGGTGCTCAGTGGTGATATCAACAAGGAGATTGTAAGTCTGCTTAATAACCACGGCGCGAAGGCTATAGGAATCAGTGGAAAGGATGCGCATTTTATCACAGCACGTCCTAAAGACTTTGAGAAGTTTGGCTATACCGGTATTATTGATCATATAGATCCAGCAGTGGTGCACAATCTATTGCAAGAGCAGTTTATTCCAGTTATTGCACCCATTGCTGCTAGCAATAAGATGAGTCATCCAGGATACAATATCAATGCAGATCTTTGTGCGAGCAAAGTAGCAGCAGCTTTGAAAGCCAAAAAGATCATTTTCCTCACCGATACTCCTGGAGTATTGGATAAAGAAGGAAAGCTCATATCAACACTCACCGAAGAGAAGATCAAACTCCTCAAAGCTGATGGAACAATCAGCGGTGGAATGATTCCAAAAGTAGATGCTTGCCTTGAAGCGATTGAAGGAGGAGTTGAAAAAGCCCATATCATTGATGGAAGAGTTGAGCATTCGCTACTTCTTGAGATCTTTACAAGCGAGGGTATAGGCACACAGGTGCTAGGAGGATAG
- the cutA gene encoding divalent-cation tolerance protein CutA, giving the protein MVVVLCTAPNMDEAKTIAKILVEEKRAACVSIIPHLTSIYSWQGEIVEDSEVQMVIKTTSLDKVENRIKELHSYEVPELVVLEVSHGSSDYLKWLEESIN; this is encoded by the coding sequence ATGGTAGTAGTTTTATGCACTGCGCCAAATATGGATGAAGCCAAGACAATAGCCAAGATTTTGGTAGAAGAGAAGAGGGCAGCATGTGTGAGTATCATCCCCCATCTTACATCCATCTACTCTTGGCAAGGTGAGATTGTCGAAGATAGTGAAGTGCAAATGGTTATCAAAACAACTTCACTTGATAAAGTCGAAAATCGTATCAAAGAACTTCACTCCTATGAAGTTCCAGAACTTGTAGTGCTAGAGGTTTCGCATGGAAGTAGTGATTACTTGAAGTGGCTTGAAGAGAGTATAAATTGA
- the abc-f gene encoding ribosomal protection-like ABC-F family protein — protein MTLIDLIGIKKNYEAQKILCSVDITIDEGERIAIVGKNGSGKSTLMKIIAGIEQPDEGERLVRQGITIKMLPQVPQFEAHLSVKEAILEQLKEINEAKKRYEELTEKIAQDPQNQEFLAQLNELNNYLDYHDAWNIEEKIERILQEFRLKEYEERLVSSLSGGEQRRVALAGLLLQKPDVLLLDEPTNHLDVYMVEFLEELILKEHYTLIFVSHDRYFIDHIATRVVEVEDCKLRSFKGGYSDYLHQKEELLQNLQKQHENLLRLLKQEEEWLRRGVKARMKRNEGRKKRVLELREQAKKNPAMIKKIQLQLQREKKHFNREDGVSKKKVLFEIENISKTLGGKTLIKDFTTRILQRDTIAIVGKNGAGKSTLLKILLGQMEPDSGVIKRGDIKIGYFDQNRSMLDDDKNLIETFCPNGGDRVQVGGKSMHVYGYLKNFLFPKEFLDKKIGSLSGGEKNRVALALLFTKDVDCLILDEPTNDLDIPTINILEEYLQNFQGSVIFVSHDRYFVDKIAKKLFIFKGDGQIEETYQSYSEYLAIEKELEDIQNLITASQKEPPKERIKKRKPKLSYKEQKRLEELPTLIEELEEKLAQLNECLSDPSCYEEQGLLKLSEEFEALQQEHEKLMEEYINLEEKKEKIENEISDQ, from the coding sequence ATGACTCTCATAGATCTCATTGGAATAAAGAAAAACTACGAGGCACAAAAGATATTGTGCAGTGTGGATATAACTATTGATGAGGGTGAGAGGATTGCAATCGTTGGGAAAAATGGCAGCGGCAAATCAACCCTCATGAAGATCATTGCTGGAATCGAACAGCCCGACGAAGGAGAGCGTCTTGTGCGCCAAGGTATTACTATCAAGATGCTGCCACAAGTCCCTCAATTTGAAGCGCATCTGAGTGTCAAAGAAGCGATTTTAGAACAGCTCAAAGAGATAAATGAAGCCAAAAAGCGTTATGAAGAGCTCACCGAAAAAATAGCACAAGATCCACAAAACCAAGAGTTCCTTGCGCAACTCAACGAACTCAATAACTATCTTGACTATCACGATGCGTGGAATATCGAAGAGAAAATTGAGCGTATTTTGCAAGAGTTTCGCCTCAAAGAGTATGAAGAGAGGCTGGTTAGTTCGCTGAGTGGTGGCGAGCAAAGAAGAGTGGCTCTGGCTGGACTTTTGCTCCAAAAACCGGATGTCTTGCTTCTTGATGAGCCTACGAACCATCTCGATGTCTATATGGTGGAGTTTTTGGAAGAGCTCATTCTCAAAGAGCACTATACCCTAATTTTTGTGAGTCATGATCGCTACTTCATCGACCATATCGCTACAAGAGTAGTAGAAGTAGAAGATTGCAAACTTAGAAGCTTCAAAGGTGGATATAGTGACTATCTGCACCAAAAAGAGGAGCTCTTGCAAAATCTACAAAAACAGCACGAAAACCTCCTGCGCCTACTCAAGCAAGAAGAGGAGTGGCTAAGACGCGGAGTGAAAGCGAGAATGAAAAGAAATGAAGGACGTAAAAAGAGAGTTTTGGAGCTCCGAGAACAGGCGAAAAAAAATCCTGCCATGATCAAAAAGATCCAGCTCCAGCTCCAAAGAGAAAAGAAGCACTTCAATCGTGAAGATGGAGTAAGCAAGAAAAAAGTCCTCTTTGAGATTGAGAATATCTCCAAAACCTTGGGTGGCAAAACACTCATAAAAGATTTTACCACACGCATACTCCAGCGCGATACCATCGCAATAGTTGGGAAAAATGGTGCTGGGAAGTCTACACTTCTTAAGATTTTGCTAGGCCAAATGGAGCCAGATAGCGGAGTGATAAAAAGAGGCGATATCAAAATAGGCTATTTTGATCAAAACCGCTCCATGCTCGATGATGATAAAAATCTCATCGAAACCTTCTGCCCCAATGGAGGTGACAGAGTCCAAGTGGGTGGCAAGAGTATGCATGTCTATGGTTATCTCAAAAATTTTCTTTTTCCTAAAGAGTTTTTGGATAAAAAGATTGGCTCATTGAGTGGTGGCGAGAAAAACCGCGTAGCTTTGGCACTTCTCTTTACCAAAGATGTGGATTGTCTCATACTCGATGAGCCTACCAATGATCTCGATATTCCAACTATCAATATCCTCGAAGAGTATCTGCAAAATTTCCAAGGGTCAGTCATATTTGTGAGTCATGACCGCTACTTTGTAGACAAAATTGCTAAAAAGCTCTTCATATTCAAAGGAGACGGCCAGATAGAGGAGACATACCAAAGCTACAGTGAATATCTTGCAATCGAAAAGGAGCTAGAAGATATTCAAAACCTCATAACCGCTTCTCAAAAAGAGCCTCCCAAAGAGCGTATCAAAAAGAGAAAACCAAAACTCTCATACAAAGAGCAAAAAAGATTAGAAGAGCTTCCTACTCTCATAGAAGAGCTTGAAGAAAAACTTGCCCAGCTCAATGAGTGTCTGAGCGACCCTTCATGCTACGAAGAGCAAGGTCTTCTCAAACTCTCTGAAGAGTTTGAGGCTTTGCAGCAAGAGCATGAGAAACTTATGGAAGAGTATATTAATCTCGAAGAAAAAAAGGAAAAAATAGAGAATGAAATTTCAGATCAATAA
- a CDS encoding ABC transporter ATP-binding protein produces MIKIKDLYKSFGHKQVLKGVNLNVVRGKTTVILGLSGGGKSTIIKHIVRLLIPDKGEVWVEDVDMARADEETVFRMRKKIGYLFQSGALFDSMNVYENVSFPLREHTDMSEQEIRKKVEERLLMVGLKPQEVLDLYPDELSGGMRKRVGLARSIVLDPQIILYDEPTSGLDPITSDLITQLIRRMQEELHVTSVLISHDIKESFKAGDYFAMLYDGKIIEYGDEVSFKNSSNPYVQQFLEGKAQGPIKVVE; encoded by the coding sequence ATTATAAAAATCAAAGATCTTTATAAAAGTTTTGGTCACAAGCAGGTGCTCAAAGGTGTCAATCTCAATGTTGTAAGAGGTAAAACTACAGTTATATTGGGACTCTCTGGTGGTGGAAAATCGACAATCATCAAACATATTGTAAGGCTTCTCATACCTGATAAAGGGGAAGTGTGGGTAGAAGATGTGGATATGGCAAGGGCTGATGAGGAGACAGTTTTTCGCATGCGCAAAAAAATCGGCTATCTCTTTCAAAGTGGAGCGCTCTTTGACAGTATGAATGTATATGAAAATGTTTCTTTCCCACTGCGTGAGCATACAGATATGAGTGAGCAAGAGATTCGTAAAAAGGTTGAAGAGCGTCTTTTGATGGTTGGCCTCAAACCGCAAGAGGTGCTCGATCTCTATCCAGATGAACTAAGCGGTGGTATGCGCAAAAGAGTTGGACTTGCTCGCAGTATCGTTCTCGATCCCCAGATAATTCTTTATGATGAGCCTACAAGTGGGCTGGATCCCATTACAAGCGATCTTATCACGCAGCTAATTCGCCGTATGCAAGAAGAACTCCATGTCACTTCAGTGCTTATCAGTCATGATATCAAAGAGAGCTTTAAAGCGGGAGACTACTTTGCGATGCTTTATGATGGAAAGATAATCGAGTATGGAGATGAAGTGAGTTTTAAAAACTCTTCAAATCCGTATGTGCAGCAATTTTTGGAAGGAAAGGCCCAGGGGCCTATAAAAGTGGTAGAGTAA
- a CDS encoding DUF4149 domain-containing protein, which yields MVKKWIDIVYLILLGVGLGYVLTVGVFVAPVVFHANDYIGTNLLNHYQMGLIMTAIFLKGNYFLNTLAIIIILREAYAYKIFDRDKIVVPAAGTAVLMIFLFTLYYTKQIVSMQALGESIVNDPVFQNAHKASELDFQLLALSLLLLLARRLYLCCKG from the coding sequence ATGGTTAAAAAATGGATAGATATTGTGTATCTCATACTTCTTGGAGTCGGTTTGGGATATGTGCTAACAGTTGGAGTTTTTGTGGCTCCTGTCGTATTTCATGCAAATGATTATATAGGCACAAATTTGCTCAATCACTACCAGATGGGTCTTATCATGACTGCAATATTTCTTAAAGGAAACTACTTTCTCAATACTCTGGCTATCATCATAATTCTTCGTGAAGCGTATGCATATAAAATTTTTGATAGAGATAAAATTGTAGTTCCAGCAGCTGGAACGGCTGTATTGATGATATTTTTATTTACTTTGTACTATACTAAGCAGATAGTTTCGATGCAAGCACTTGGTGAGAGTATAGTCAACGATCCAGTTTTTCAAAATGCACATAAAGCAAGTGAGCTAGATTTCCAGCTTCTAGCCCTCTCGCTTTTACTTCTGCTTGCAAGGAGACTCTATCTTTGCTGTAAGGGATAG
- the thrC gene encoding threonine synthase has translation MEFVETRGNDGNHPKTVSFSEAILNPSASFGGLYVPKSLPTIDEVFLQNHLNSSYKELAFAILKLFQIDIENALLKEALDLYDKFDDPSNPVPVVKVEENLFVSELYHGPTRAFKDMALQPFGYILAKLAQRRGENYLILAATSGDTGPATLETFKNRDNVKVACMYPAGGTSDVQRLQMVTEDGKNLKVIGIIGNFDDAQTALKNLLASQRFKETLAQKDIKLSAANSVNFGRIIFQIIYHIHSYLELVRRGEIGMGDATNIIVPSGNFGNALGGYYAKKMGTPLAKILIASNANNVLTQLINEGRYDLRNKELIKTSSPAMDILKSSNIERVLYDKFGPERTKELMESLQEQGFYELSVDELQSLREDFDADFTLDSEVKEIIKEYALQKNYLMDPHTATTIKLYKKYSSDKNVAYSTAEWTKFAPTVLVAIEGERGVRDQEALERISKKLGVKIPEPIAALFHKPIVHDLVVPKEQIEEEILRFL, from the coding sequence ATGGAATTTGTTGAGACGCGAGGCAATGACGGTAATCATCCCAAAACTGTTTCATTTTCGGAAGCGATTTTAAATCCTAGTGCAAGCTTTGGTGGACTCTATGTCCCAAAGAGTTTGCCAACAATAGATGAAGTTTTTTTACAAAATCATCTCAATAGCAGCTATAAAGAGCTAGCATTTGCTATATTGAAACTCTTTCAAATCGATATAGAGAATGCACTTTTAAAAGAGGCGTTGGATCTGTATGATAAGTTTGATGATCCAAGTAATCCTGTGCCTGTAGTCAAAGTGGAAGAGAACCTCTTTGTCAGTGAGCTCTACCATGGACCTACGCGAGCTTTTAAAGATATGGCTTTGCAGCCTTTTGGGTACATTTTGGCAAAACTTGCGCAAAGAAGAGGAGAGAACTATCTCATCCTGGCAGCAACGAGTGGTGATACAGGTCCTGCAACTCTCGAGACATTCAAAAATAGGGACAATGTAAAAGTTGCTTGCATGTATCCAGCTGGTGGAACGAGTGATGTACAGCGCTTGCAGATGGTGACTGAAGATGGGAAAAATCTCAAAGTCATCGGAATTATAGGTAACTTTGATGATGCGCAGACAGCACTCAAAAACCTCCTTGCATCCCAGCGTTTCAAAGAGACTCTTGCCCAAAAAGATATCAAACTCTCAGCTGCAAACTCAGTCAATTTTGGTCGTATTATTTTTCAGATTATCTATCACATCCATAGCTATCTTGAGCTTGTGAGGCGCGGAGAAATTGGTATGGGCGATGCCACTAATATCATTGTGCCAAGTGGAAATTTTGGTAATGCGTTGGGTGGATACTATGCCAAGAAGATGGGCACACCTCTAGCAAAGATTCTCATAGCCTCCAATGCCAATAATGTCCTTACTCAACTCATCAATGAGGGGCGCTACGATCTGCGCAACAAAGAGCTCATCAAGACAAGCTCACCGGCTATGGATATCCTCAAATCCTCAAATATTGAGCGAGTGCTCTATGACAAATTTGGGCCAGAGCGAACAAAAGAGCTGATGGAGAGTCTCCAAGAACAAGGCTTTTATGAACTAAGCGTGGATGAGCTGCAGAGTCTTCGCGAAGATTTTGACGCTGATTTTACACTCGATAGTGAAGTCAAAGAGATCATCAAAGAGTACGCTCTACAAAAAAACTATCTCATGGATCCTCACACTGCAACGACTATTAAGCTGTATAAAAAATATAGCAGTGATAAAAATGTAGCTTACTCTACTGCAGAGTGGACAAAGTTTGCTCCAACTGTTCTCGTAGCGATTGAGGGTGAGAGGGGGGTGCGCGATCAAGAAGCTCTCGAGCGAATCTCTAAAAAGCTTGGTGTCAAAATCCCAGAGCCTATAGCTGCGCTTTTTCATAAGCCTATTGTGCACGATTTGGTCGTCCCAAAAGAGCAGATCGAAGAGGAGATTCTCCGCTTCCTCTAG
- the prmC gene encoding peptide chain release factor N(5)-glutamine methyltransferase yields the protein MKPSKVSVQQSMKIDEALKLGAKRLKEVARRPLFESELLLAHSLGKDRIYLHAHPEEIVQSKKYWEFIERRSHGEPVEYITKRVSFYGEEFFIDYGALIPRPETELLIENLQPLLQGDEKIAEIGTGSGVIVIMLKKLFPHIEIIATDISKEALAIAQKNAALHDVAIEFVHTSFLDGINSPIDVIVSNPPYIANDYPLQESVRDFEPQSALFGGERGDEILQRIIDTFFFKDAKILACEMGYDQREYIEEYVTAKEADVALTFYKDYANLDRGFIIRKKNG from the coding sequence ATGAAGCCCTCAAAGGTGAGTGTGCAGCAATCGATGAAGATAGATGAGGCTTTGAAGTTAGGTGCAAAAAGATTAAAAGAGGTAGCACGGAGGCCTCTTTTTGAGTCTGAACTGCTTCTTGCACATAGCCTTGGCAAAGATCGCATCTACCTCCATGCTCATCCTGAAGAGATTGTACAGAGTAAGAAGTATTGGGAGTTTATAGAGCGTAGAAGCCACGGGGAGCCGGTTGAGTATATTACAAAGAGAGTGAGCTTTTATGGTGAAGAGTTCTTCATCGATTATGGAGCTCTCATACCCAGACCAGAAACGGAGTTACTTATAGAAAATCTCCAGCCTCTTTTGCAAGGAGATGAGAAAATCGCTGAGATTGGGACAGGTAGTGGTGTGATTGTCATCATGCTCAAAAAGCTCTTTCCACATATCGAAATTATCGCAACAGATATTAGCAAAGAAGCTCTAGCAATTGCTCAAAAAAATGCAGCACTCCATGATGTAGCTATAGAGTTTGTGCATACATCTTTTCTAGATGGTATAAACAGTCCAATCGATGTTATTGTGAGCAATCCACCCTATATCGCCAATGATTATCCTTTGCAAGAGAGTGTACGTGATTTTGAGCCGCAGAGTGCTCTTTTTGGTGGAGAGAGAGGTGATGAGATACTGCAAAGAATTATAGATACATTTTTCTTTAAAGATGCAAAAATCTTGGCATGTGAGATGGGATATGATCAAAGAGAGTATATTGAGGAGTATGTCACAGCGAAAGAGGCAGATGTAGCGCTAACTTTTTATAAAGATTATGCAAATCTTGATAGAGGATTTATTATAAGGAAAAAAAATGGTTAA